In a single window of the Balaenoptera acutorostrata chromosome 3, mBalAcu1.1, whole genome shotgun sequence genome:
- the LOC102997463 gene encoding BBSome-interacting protein 1-like, whose translation MAEMKSMFREVLPKQGQLSVEDITTMVLCKPKLLPLKSLTLEKLEKMQQAAQDTIRQQEMAEKEQPQISH comes from the coding sequence ATGGCAGAAATGAAGTCGATGTTCCGGGAAGTTCTTCCAAAACAAGGGCAGTTGTCTGTAGAAGATATAACCACGATGGTGCTGTGTAAACCCAAACTTTTACCCCTAAAATCTCTGACTCtggaaaaactggagaaaatgcAGCAAGCAGCACAGGATACAATTCGCCAACAGGAAATGGCAGAAAAGGAACAACCGCAAATAAGTCACTGA